In Camelus ferus isolate YT-003-E chromosome 10, BCGSAC_Cfer_1.0, whole genome shotgun sequence, the following proteins share a genomic window:
- the BIRC2 gene encoding baculoviral IAP repeat-containing protein 2, producing the protein MHKTTSQSLIPGPSYQKISMMEDSTVLSDWTIGNKQKMKYDFSCELYRMSTYSTFPTGVPVSERSLARAGFYYTGVNDKVKCFCCGLMLDNWKHGDNPIEKHKKLYPSCSFIQSLVTVTNLESTPKNASPMRNSSGHSLSPTLEHSSSFSGSYSSLSSKPVNSRAVENFSPLRTNPYSYAMSTEEARFLTYQMWPLTFLSPSELARAGFYYIGPGDRVACFACGGTLSNWEPKDDAMSEHRRHFPNCPFLENSLEMQRFSISNLSMQTSAVRLRTFMYWPSAVPVQPDQLAIAGFYYVGRNDDVKCFCCDGGLRCWESGDDPWVEHAKWFPRCEFLIRMKGQEFVDEVQARYPHLLEQLLSTSDTPGDENSDPPIVHFGPGESSSEDAVMMNTPVVKAALEMGFSRSLIKRTVQSKILTTGENYKTVNDIVSALLNAEDEKREEEKERQTEEVASDDLSLIRKNRMALFQQLTCVLPILDNLLKANVINKQEHDIIKQKTQIPLQARELIDTILVKGNCAANIFKNCLKEIDSTLYENLFVEKNMKYIPTEDVSGLSLEEQLRRLQEERTCKVCMDKEVSVVFIPCGHLVVCQECAPSLRKCPICRGIIKGTVRTFLS; encoded by the exons ATGCACAAAACTACCTCCCAAAGTCTTATCCCAGGTCCCTCGTATCAAAAAATTAGTATGATGGAAGACAGCACGGTCTTGTCAGATTGGACAATCGgcaataaacaaaaaatgaaatatgacttTTCATGTGAACTCTACCGAATGTCTACATATTCAACCTTCCCCACCGGTGTGCCTGTCTCAGAAAGGAGTCTTGCTCGTGCGGGTTTTTATTACACCGGTGTGAATGACAAGGTCAAATGCTTCTGTTGTGGCCTGATGCTGGATAACTGGAAACACGGAGACAATCCAATCGAGAAGCATAAAAAGTTGTATCCTAGCTGTAGCTTTATTCAGAGTCTGGTTACTGTGACTAATCTGGAATCCACCCCCAAGAATGCTTCTCCAATGAGAAACAGTTCTGGACATTCATTATCACCCACTTTGGAACATAGTAGCTCATTCAGTGGTTCTTATTCCAGCCTTTCATCAAAGCCTGTTAATTCTAGAGCAGTTGAAAACTTCTCCCCATTGAGGACTAACCCCTACAGTTATGCCATGAGTACTGAAGAAGCCAGATTTCTTACTTACCAAATGTGGCCGTTAACCTTTCTGTCGCCATCAGAACTGGCAAGAGCTGGCTTTTATTATATAGGACCTGGAGACCGAGTAGCCTGCTTTGCCTGTGGTGGGACTCTAAGTAACTGGGAACCGAAGGATGATGCTATGTCAGAACATCGCAGACATTTCCCCAACTGtccatttttggaaaattctctgGAAATGCAGAGGTTTAGCATTTCAAATTTGAGCATGCAGACGAGTGCAGTGCGACTGAGAACATTTATGTACTGGCCATCTGCTGTACCAGTTCAGCCTGATCAACTTGCAATTGCTGGTTTCTATTATGTGG gtcgCAATGATGATGTCAAATGCTTTTGTTGTGATGGTGGCTTAAGGTGTTGGGAATCTGGAGATGACCCGTGGGTAGAACATGCCAAGTGGTTTCCAAG ATGTGAGTTCTTGATACGCATGAAAGGGCAAGAGTTTGTTGATGAGGTTCAAGCTAGATATCCTCATCTTCTTGAACAG CTGTTGTCAACTTCAGATACTCCTGGAGATGAAAATTCTGATCCACCAA TTGTTCATTTCGGACCTGGAGAAAGTTCTTCAGAAGATGCAGTCATGATGAATACACCTGTGGTCAAAGCTGCCTTGGAAATGGGCTTCAGTAGAAGCCTGATAAAACGGACGGTACAGAGTAAAATCCTGACTACGGGAGAGAATTACAAAACAGTCAACGATATTGTGTCAGCGCTTCTTAATGctgaagatgagaaaagagaagaggagaaggaaagacaaaCAGAAGAAGTGGCGTCAG ATGATTTGTCATTAATTCGGAAGAATAGAATGGCTCTCTTTCAGCAGTTGACATGTGTGCTTCCTATCCTGGATAATCTTTTAAAGGCCAATGTAATTAATAAACAGGAACACGATATtattaaacagaaaacacagatacCTTTACAAGCACGAGAGCTGATTGATACCATTTTAGTTAAAGGAAATTGTGCTGCCAACATCTTCAAAAACTGTCTGAAAGAAATTGACTCTACATTGTATGAGAACTTATTTG tggaaaagaatatgaagtaTATTCCAACAGAAGATGTTTCAG GTCTGTCACTGGAAGAACAGTTGAGAAGGTTGCAGGAAGAAAGAACATGTAAAGTGTGCATGGACAAAGAAGTGTCTGTCGTGTTCATTCCTTGTGGGCACCTGGTGGTGTGCCAGGAGTGTGCCCCTTCTCTAAGAAAATGCCCCATCTGCAGGGGTATAATTAAGGGGACTGTTCGTACATTTCTCTCATGA